A window of the Vigna angularis cultivar LongXiaoDou No.4 chromosome 3, ASM1680809v1, whole genome shotgun sequence genome harbors these coding sequences:
- the LOC108325229 gene encoding lipid phosphate phosphatase 2 yields MASASQGSSSFQRFWASFRGGMRLPVDPSAHTIKSHGAALARNHVRDWLILLLLIVIEVVLFVIKPFYRFVGRDMMEDLKYPMQENTVPVWAVPLYAVLLPMAVFLLFYMRRRDVYDLHHSVLGLLFAVLITGVLTDAIKNAVGRPRPDFFWRCFPDGVENYDKWGDVVCHGKESDIKEGHKSFPSGHTSWSFAGLGFLSLYLSGKIKAFDQKGHIAKLCIVFLPLLTACMVGISRVDDYWHHWQDVFAGGLLGLVVATFCYMQFFPAPYSNEGWGPYAYFRAMEESRGNNGNTDRESPVVQAMEEGVTNQEPRRNGDTFTPYPFRSPTLEAMEMENK; encoded by the exons ATGGCGTCGGCTTCACAGGGTTCCTCTTCTTTCCAAAGGTTTTGGGCGTCATTTCGG GGAGGGATGAGGCTGCCGGTTGATCCCTCGGCTCATACTATCAAGTCCCATGGAGCCGCACTTGCAAGAAATCACGTTCGTGATTGGCTTATTTTGTTGCTTCTTATAGTGATAGAGGTTGTCCTTTTTGTCATCAAACCATTTTATCGCTTTGTGGGAAGGGATATGATGGAAGACCTTAAATATCCTATGCAAGAAAACACGGTGCCAGTTTGGGCTGTTCCT TTATATGCGGTTCTGTTGCCAATGGCCGTTTTCCTTCTATTTTATATGCGCAGGAGAGATGTATACGATTTACACCACAGTGTTCTAG GCTTGTTATTTGCAGTTTTGATCACTGGAGTCTTAACCGATGCTATAAAAAATGCAGTTGGCCGGCCTCGGCCAGACTTCTTTTGGCGTTGCTTCCCCGATGGAGTGGAG AATTATGATAAATGGGGAGATGTGGTATGTCATGGCAAGGAGAGCGATATAAAAGAAGGACACAAAAGTTTCCCAAGCGGCCATACGTCAT GGTCCTTTGCCGGTCTAGGTTTTCTCTCTCTGTACCTATCGGGAAAGATTAAAGCTTTTGATCAAAAAGGACACATAGCAAAATTATGCAttgtttttcttcctcttcttacTGCTTGCATGGTTGGAATTTCACGAGTGGATGACTATTGGCATCATTGGCAAGATGTGTTTGCAGGAGGACTTCTGG GTTTAGTCGTGGCAACCTTTTGCTATATGCAGTTCTTCCCTGCCCCCTATAGTAATGAAG gATGGGGTCCATATGCATATTTCCGAGCAATGGAGGAATCACGAGGCAACAATGGAAACACGGATAGGGAGTCGCCCGTTGTGCAGGCGATGGAGGAAGGGGTTACGAATCAAGAACCAAGGAGAAATGGTGATACCTTTACGCCTTACCCTTTTCGTAGCCCAACCTTGGAAGCCATGGAAATGGAAAACAAGTAA
- the LOC108326255 gene encoding lipid phosphate phosphatase 2 produces the protein MPEIQLGMHTIRSHGTRVARIHMHDWLILLLLVIIDAVLNIIEPFHRFVGEGMMTDLRYPLKGNTIPFWAVPIVAILLPLAVFLVYYFIRKDVYDFHHAILGLLFSVLITAVITDAIKDGVGRPRPDFFWRCFPDGKGVFDPVTSDVRCTGDKGVIKEGHKSFPSGHTSWSFAGLVYLSWYLSGKIRVFDRRGHVAKLCLVFLPVLVAAMIGVSRVDDYWHHWQDVFAGGLIGTTIASFCYLQFYPPPYDLDGWGPHAYFQMLAETRNGSQPSTVNNEIHHVQSSELQAVSVYIPPQHDADTRVNSWDSSPMLGASQNVRTH, from the exons ATGCCAGAAATTCAGTTGGGTATGCATACTATCAGATCACATGGAACTAGAGTGGCAAGGATACATATGCATGACTGGTTGATTCTTTTGCTTCTTGTGATCATCGATGCTGTCTTGAATATAATAGAGCCATTTCACCGTTTCGTTGGGGAGGGGATGATGACTGACCTTAGATACCCATTGAAAGGCAATACTATTCCCTTTTGGGCCGTTCCG ATAGTAGCCATATTGTTACCACTGGCCGTTTTTCTCGTTTATTATTTCATTCGAAAGGATGTCTATGACTTCCACCACGCTATATTGG GCCTTCTATTTTCTGTACTCATTACTGCGGTGATAACTGATGCTATCAAGGATGGTGTAGGACGGCCGAGGCCAGATTTCTTCTGGCGTTGTTTCCCTGATGGAAAAGGG GTGTTTGATCCAGTAACAAGTGATGTTCGCTGTACTGGAGATAAGGGTGTTATTAAGGAAGGACACAAAAGTTTCCCCAGCGGACATACTTCCT GGTCCTTTGCTGGTCTTGTTTATCTTTCTTGGTATCTATCTGGTAAAATTAGGGTATTTGACCGCAGGGGCCATGTTGCAAAGCTCTGTCTCGTTTTCTTACCGGTCCTCGTGGCAGCTATGATTGGTGTCTCTCGTGTTGATGATTACTGGCATCATTGGCAAGATGTGTTTGCTGGAGGTCTTATAG GGACGACAATTGCTTCCTTTTGTTACTTACAATTCTATCCACCTCCTTACGATCTAGATG GTTGGGGACCTCACGCATACTTCCAGATGTTGGCTGAAACTCGTAATGGTTCTCAGCCCTCTACCGTGAATAATGAGATTCATCATGTGCAATCTTCTGAGCTTCAAGCTGTATCTGTGTATATTCCACCTCAACATGATGCTGATACACGAGTCAACAGCTGGGATTCAAGCCCCATGTTAGGAGCATCCCAAAATGTAAGAACACATTGA